Proteins encoded in a region of the Dreissena polymorpha isolate Duluth1 chromosome 6, UMN_Dpol_1.0, whole genome shotgun sequence genome:
- the LOC127835444 gene encoding NFX1-type zinc finger-containing protein 1-like translates to MANRLNRGEERLFPRANIRAGRGFRQDDLSDDDDWDDEGIRQGAGQMQQRGAQQADRGARRGGEGADGGEGRGGIGRGGRGGRGGRGGGGGRGGGRKLDRRFLQELEKREESDCVLTLSNPETKLRECIQESAHDQKLLQLIMSVLAKTWTCNSQSQGLNIIRIIMTEAKFFDMAMTLFFDTEDIHQRQNAFKKSIKDMITILHEIMDKNPTSIGEFFGLHEVMKGVIDEMRGNKNIIDKETLESFQELTEMKELLTKRLKNRTKKKTPEAIRREELAEEDPNPPNDFRDIEIFPQRDDMQADDDRYLRANKIRGKYQDLDHYLDVQFRLLREDFVAPLREGVSEYIQAIQENRKKKGRDVRIYHNTRILTPHCSENGLCHVIQFDASRMGNVRWQSTKRLIFGSLLCLSSDNFRNFLFATVVAREIKTLQKGILTVRFEKDHREINGMMNQLFTMAETTAYFESYKHVLKGLQSVRRGDLPFERYIIECESNVQPPAYLRRRPNTNYDLRPLVDEHIVIKDKQTLEIMLGEDEEDDAPVPYDFSPHSREAEKVKVLDPHDWPTADLLHLDSSQYRAIRTALSNEFVITQGPPGTGKTYIGLKIVKALLHNKEAWTMNPDTGLPDPRPMLIVCYTNHALDQFLEGIVRFYKGDIVRVGGRSNSEILKPYNLHNFRQRFRHERKIPVQVFKGRREAKFEMDALTANIRKVSEEIQLVTNSIMHEDFLRPYMGNPHYHLLIERFEMMMQMYHEMREVFKNCVIVEWLELGNLAPVIEMERNMAGDFNVNDVGALEEEFIDADDEVDNIQAQRQIDERGEEDDDEDEINAIIDGLLDVNLTRKERIDMHVNLATKATQRNVALDIDQMDEMPKGVQNQEWQTQRKQKKKQKRKVRQKLSSNEVMTPNDVDAITDMWTMSLEDKWKLYRFWIEKYRDVQLRKIEETQDEFERAAERYREALMQEDKEIMRHSRIIGMTTTGAARYQAVLQEIRPRIIVVEEAAEVLEAHIVTTLSRGCEHLILIGDHKQLKPNPTVFELAKKYKLDVSLFERMVDNGIQCDCLELQHRMRPEISQLMTYIYPDLKDHPDVRKYDSIKGISSNVFFINHNETESDDADLRSHSNVHEAEFLVGLCRYILLQGYKPDQITVLTLYSGQLFCLKNMMPRSEFEGVRLTVVDNYQGEENDIILLSLVRSNNDNSIGFLKSENRTCVALSRAKKGFYAIGNFDLLRNNSKLWNEMVIDMKQRGCFGDGLLLRCQNHPDADEQIVAKTAKDFQNAPEGGCARKCGTRLECGHLCEQFCHVLDAEHLEKRCRKRCNKTICESLHKCPLPCSKACQPCKELVEKTIPRCRHSQKVPCATKPQDFECQAACQSILPCGHKCQAKCGKQHTQECAVDVEKTWPCGHTGKIKCHQQDIALCPAPCDRMLSCEHRCHGTCGKCFQGRLHRPCQSGCNRILVCGHECTDNCSLCPPCGRPCENRCQHSKCGKRCGELCVPCREPCTWQCDHYKCRKLCSEPCDRPPCNKPCKKQLVCGHQCIGICGEPCPTDCRICDREKVTQILFGDEDEPNARFVAMQDCRNRCIIEVNAMDIYMRTKPDERGEIKLKECPLCKTPIRKTTRYRALINQTIQDIESVKATLLGNDLRINQLETEIKEHKDKITKLTTRLLIKKRLNNIVSLKSENAMAALLNQTHLLIALETLQEDWRELKGLTYEAERKKALKHLDNFYDWVLEERSIMTDQEVHDAQAEMERSRDYLKLMLYQMKANEKRIKVDFTMKSKIREAENMLNSLEKYSEAMKISVRTCIDALKKLVPLTELGITDEERIMIVKAMELTTGHWFKCPNGHVYAIADCGGATMESKCPECGSKIGGGNHQLRSDNRLAGEMDGATHAAWSEQANLLNYGFEVRF, encoded by the exons ATGGCGAACAGGTTAAATCGGGGCGAAGAAAG aCTCTTTCCACGTGCCAATATCCGGGCAGGCCGAGGGTTTCGTCAGGATGATCTCAGTGATGATGACGATTGGGATGACGAGGGCATCAGGCAAGGCGCCGGACAAATGCAACAACGTGGCGCTCAACAGGCGGACAGGGGCGCCAGAAGGGGCGGGGAAGGGGCAGACGGCGGTGAAGGCAGAGGTGGAATTGGTCGAGGAGGTCGAGGGGGTAGAGGCGGTCGAGGAGGCGGCGGCGGTCGCGGAGGCGGCCGGAAGCTGGATAGACGCTTTCTTCAAGAGCTCGAGAAACGAGAAGAATCAGATTGCGTGCTGACGCTTTCTAATCCGGAAACAAAGCTTCGTGAATGTATACAAGAGTCCGCTCACGATCAGAAACTTCTACAGCTAATCATGAGTGTGCTCGCAAAGACGTGGACGTGCAACTCGCAGTCACAGGGCCTAAATATAATTCGGATCATAATGACTGAAGCGAAATTTTTCGATATGG CAATGACTCTGTTTTTCGACACTGAAGATATTCACCAGAGACAAAATGCCTTTAAAAAGTCGATTAAGGACATGATAACTATTTTACATGAAATCATGGACAAAAATCCAACATCGATCGGCGAATTTTTCG GACTCCATGAGGTAATGAAAGGTGTGATTGATGAAATGCGAGGGAATAAAAACATCATAGACAAGGAAACACTGGAAAGTTTTCAAGAATTGACAGAAATGAAAGAGCTCTTGACAAAGCGACTCAAAAATCGAacaaaaaa AAAAACTCCAGAAGCGATTCGAAGAGAAGAACTCGCGGAGGAGGATCCAAACCCACCCAACGACTTTCGAGACATTGAGATATTTCCACAAAGAGATGATATGCAG GCTGACGACGATCGGTATTTGAGGGCAAACAAAATCAGAGGAAAGTACCAGGACTTGGACCATTACTTAGACGTGCAATTCAGACTTCTCCGAGAAGATTTTGTAGCTCCTCTTCGGGAAGGCGTAAGTGAATATATCCAAGCCATTCAGGAAAACCGCAAAAAGAAAGGCAGAGATGTGCGTATATACCACAACACAAGAATTCTCACACCGCACTGCAGTGAAAATGGCCTGTGTCACGTGATTCAGTTTGATGCTAGCCGAATGGGAAATGTGCGATGGCAATCCACAAAGCGTCTCATATTTGGGTCATTGTTGTGCCTGTCATCGGATAACTTCAGAAATTTCTTGTTTGCTACCGTTGTTGCTCGCGAGATTAAGACGCTTCAGAAAGGCATTTTAACAGTTCGCTTTGAAAAGGACCATCGAGAGATAAACGGCATGATGAATCAGTTATTCACAATGGCCGAAACAACCGCTTACTTCGAGTCCTACAAACATGTATTGAAAGGTTTACAGAGTGTCCGGCGTGGGGATCTTCCTTTTGAGAGATATATAATTGAATGTGAAAGTAATGTGCAGCCACCAGCATACTTGAGGCGGAGGCCAAACACTAATTACGATCTGCGTCCACTGGTTGATGAACACATCGTGATCAAAGACAAACAGACGCTTGAAATCATGCTTGGCGAAGATGAGGAGGACGATGCACCAGTGCCTTACGACTTCAGTCCGCATTCAAGAGAAGCGGAAAAGGTCAAGGTATTAGATCCACACGATTGGCCAACAGCGGACCTGTTGCATCTTGATTCATCTCAATATCGTGCGATTCGAACTGCGCTTTCAAACGAATTTGTCATCACCCAAGGACCGCCGGGTACAGGGAAAACGTACATCGGACTTAAAATCGTTAAGGCACTGCTTCACAACAAAGAAGCGTGGACGATGAATCCAGATACAGGTTTACCCGATCCTCGCCCGATGTTGATAGTCTGCTATACGAATCACGCATTGGACCAATTCTTGGAAGGGATTGTAAGATTTTACAAAGGGGATATTGTGAGGGTTGGAGGGAGAAGTAACAGTGAGATTCTAAAGCCTTACAACCTGCACAACTTTCGACAACGCTTCAGACACGAGCGTAAAATACCTGTTCAGGTGTTTAAAGGAAGACGAGAAGCCAAATTTGAAATGGATGCGTTGACTGCAAATATTCGTAAGGTCAGCGAGGAAATTCAGCTCGTCACAAATTCCATCATGCACGAAGATTTTTTGCGGCCATATATGGGTAATCCGCATTATCATTTGCTAATAGAAAGATTCGAAATGATGATGCAGATGTACCATGAAATGAGAGAAGTGTTCAAGAACTGCGTAATTGTTGAGTGGCTAGAGCTTGGTAACCTCGCACCTGTTATTGAAATGGAAAGAAACATGGCTGGTGACTTCAACGTTAACGATGTTGGAGCTCTTGAGGAGGAGTTTATCGACGCTGATGATGAAGTGGATAACATTCAAGCTCAACGACAAATTGATGAACGCGGAGAAGAAGACGACGACGAGGATGAAATCAATGCGATAATTGACGGTTTGCTGGACGTCAACCTGACTCGCAAAGAAAGAATCGACATGCATGTTAATCTTGCGACGAAGGCAACACAGAGGAATGTAGCCCTCGATATTGATCAGATGGACGAAATGCCAAAGGGTGTTCAAAACCAAGAATGGCAAACGCAAAGAAAGCAAAAGAAAAAGCAGAAAAGGAAAGTACGTCAGAAGCTATCGTCCAACGAAGTGATGACACCAAACGACGTGGATGCTATAACTGATATGTGGACAATGTCATTAGAAGACAAATGGAAATTGTACAGATTTTGGATTGAAAAATATAGGGATGTTCAACTGAGAAAGATAGAAGAAACACAAGACGAATTTGAAAGAGCTGCTGAAAGATATCGTGAGGCGCTGATGCAAGAAGACAAAGAAATAATGAGGCATTCTAGAATAATTGGAATGACTACAACCGGTGCCGCCAGATACCAAGCAGTGTTGCAAGAAATACGCCCGAGAATCATTGTGGTGGAGGAAGCGGCCGAAGTACTGGAGGCTCATATTGTGACCACCCTTAGTCGCGGATGTGAACATCTGATTTTAATAGGTGATCACAAGCAGCTGAAACCAAACCCAACGGTTTTTGAACTTGCGAAGAAGTATAAACTGGATGTTTCCCTGTTTGAACGAATGGTTGACAACGGAATTCAGTGCGATTGTCTTGAACTTCAGCACCGAATGAGACCAGAAATATCTCAACTTATGACGTACATTTATCCAGATCTTAAAGATCACCCAGACGTTCGCAAATACGATTCAATTAAAGGTATTTCTTCGAACGTGTTTTTTATTAATCATAATGAAACAGAATCCGACGATGCCGACTTAAGAAGTCACTCGAATGTTCACGAGGCTGAATTTTTAGTTGGCCTATGCAGGTACATTTTACTACAAGGGTACAAACCAGATCAGATAACCGTTCTTACACTGTATTCGGGCCAGTTGTTTTGTCTAAAGAATATGATGCCAAGGTCAGAATTCGAAGGCGTACGACTTACAGTTGTGGATAATTACCAAGGCGAagaaaatgacatcattttgttgTCACTTGTTAGAAGTAACAACGATAATTCGATTGGATTTTTGAAAAGCGAAAATCGTACATGTGTGGCACTGTCAAGGGCGAAGAAAGGGTTTTACGCCATTGGAAATTTTGATCTCCTCAGAAATAATTCAAAACTGTGGAACGAAATGGTCATTGATATGAAACAAAGAGGGTGTTTTGGCGATGGTCTACTACTACGATGTCAGAATCATCCTGACGCTGACGAGCAGATAGTTGCAAAGACTGCAAAGGATTTCCAAAATGCACCCGAAGGAGGGTGTGCTAGAAAATGCGGAACGCGACTTGAGTGTGGGCATTTGTGTGAGCAGTTTTGTCACGTGCTAGATGCCGAACATCTTGAAAAGAGGTGCCGAAAACGATGCAACAAAACCATTTGCGAATCGCTTCACAAATGTCCGCTCCCATGCTCAAAGGCATGCCAACCGTGTAAAGAATTGGTTGAAAAAACAATCCCGCGCTGTAGACATTCGCAAAAGGTTCCTTGCGCCACCAAGCCCCAGGACTTCGAGTGTCAGGCGGCCTGTCAGTCAATACTGCCATGCGGTCATAAGTGTCAGGCCAAATGCGGAAAACAACATACACAGGAGTGTGCGGTTGATGTGGAGAAGACATGGCCATGTGGACACACTGGGAAAATCAAATGTCACCAACAAGATATCGCTCTTTGCCCAGCGCCGTGTGATAGAATGCTTTCGTGCGAACATAGATGTCACGGAACATGCGGCAAATGCTTTCAGGGTCGATTGCATAGACCGTGTCAAAGTGGTTGCAACAGAATTCTTGTTTGTGGTCATGAGTGTACAGATAATTGTAGCTTATGTCCTCCATGTGGTCGTCCATGTGAAAATAGATGTCAGCACAGTAAATGCGGAAAACGATGTGGCGAATTGTGTGTGCCTTGTAGGGAGCCGTGCACTTGGCAGTGCGATCATTACAAATGTCGTAAACTGTGCAGCGAGCCATGTGATCGTCCGCCTTGTAATAAGCCGTGTAAAAAACAGTTGGTTTGTGGCCATCAATGCATCGGTATTTGCGGAGAGCCATGTCCAACCGATTGTAGGATTTGCGACAGAGAAAAGGTGACCCAAATATTGTTTGGAGATGAAGATGAACCAAACGCTAGGTTTGTCGCGATGCAGGATTGTAGAAATCGATGTATCATAGAGGTCAATGCTATGGATATATACATGAGAACGAAGCCTGATGAGCGGGGAGAAATTAAATTGAAAGAGTGTCCTTTGTGCAAAACCCCTATACGAAAAACAACGCGGTATCGGGCCTTAATTAATCAGACAATTCAGGATATTGAGTCTGTGAAGGCAACTCTGCTAGGTAACGATCTGAGGATTAATCAATTAGAGACTGAGATAAAGGAGCACAAGGATAAGATAACAAAGCTTACTACAAGATTGCTGATTAAAAAGCGCCTAAACAATATCGTAAGTCTTAAGTCCGAAAATGCAATGGCTGCACTTCTGAATCAGACACATCTGCTAATTGCATTAGAAACACTGCAAGAAGATTGGCGAGAACTGAAGGGGCTGACATATGAAGCAGAGAGAAAGAAGGCGTTGAAACACCTAGATAATTTTTACGATTGGGTTCTTGAAGAACGGTCCATAATGACCGACCAAGAAGTTCACGATGCACAGGCTGAAATGGAACGTTCGAGAGATTACTTGAAACTGATGCTCTACCAGATGAAGGCCAACGAAAAACGTATCAAAGTAGATTTTACAATGAAATCTAAAATTCGAGAGGCGGAAAATATGCTCAACAGTTTGGAGAAATACTCGGAGGCAATGAAGATTTCTGTTCGGACATGCATCGATGCTTTGAAGAAGCTGGTCCCGTTGACAGAGCTCGGCATAACTGACGAGGAGCGCATCATGATCGTTAAGGCAATGGAGTTAACGACAGGACATTGGTTTAAGTGTCCAAATG GTCACGTTTACGCCATAGCGGACTGTGGTGGCGCAACAATGGAAAGCAAGTGCCCCGAATGTGGGTCAAAGATCGGCGGCGGCAATCACCAGCTGAGATCCGACAACCGCCTGGCCGGAGAAATGGACGGGGCCACACACGCCGCATGGTCCGAACAGGCTAACCTGCTTAACTACGGATTTGAAGTGCGCTTTTAA
- the LOC127835445 gene encoding uncharacterized protein LOC127835445 isoform X2 translates to MASYGRQIKRAKYKMKQMSSTVGISLVPYAATDVIIKDLTSQTINTRLQVISGMDQFKLYSLEELRYFDGRLMETTAVVGPNTIGKNQQFIYPQGTEEEEVLGEKQTLTTKHMCITAIKKYEDFSLEELRYADGVVQQLFKHERHNYLKKESTQTDTSGWPYPVKELPFGFIGVQKHSTVSQKCVDDKTKQKQTIAEKSSDDLSRYSPKNSEITNLQECNNPGDETEHKTKNVTDASLVFSVKPAPSGLSSIATLERVASDTVLNMINSLSVEPIKDGASSSTDHNLNTIAASTLQFDRQTTTSFSGSEAVLLTSISSAECSSFQCNSLPSSDGATHISPEEPGLFSKRFATDEPFSFKCVPYFSEAMLRSPDQTFTVNTSSLANPGITQLISNPVFIPTLATCAPFSFKSVPKFSKTNFMSPDKTLTLDNSSLATTRTTSSLSNPVSIPTLATDAQFSFKCEPKFGEASLRNPDKTFTFDSSSSATTRRIQSLSNPGSTQTTVPVTSSQCQTASLDNNNAISSIAPVQVTVKETYAKKPDVLELFVGGTHRYTTLLSTMTQAKAGFLADIFFGKGNVPLHVLKDGSFFLDTDGESFKLIIEYLRDGRLPDMDVASTKGTSRCVELLLKSFQTARKYGLHEYLHDLDQYVHIQRFKELEANKNIVEFYAKQILWALNKTDLEQNGKFAILLKSTKTTVISAACCKHVCQFAPVDTVVYLTRDFSLRILSLLCQRLRCLGYNVSTNEESCVFRCSTHEEGDAGRKECTSRRHLLTWFCPL, encoded by the exons GAGCTGCGTTACTTCGATGGTCGTTTGATGG AAACAACGGCGGTAGTCGGACCAAACACGATAGGTAAAAATCAACAATTTATATATCCCCAAGGTACAGAAGAAGAAGAAGTCTTAGGAGAGAAACAGACATTAACAACTAAGCACATGTGTATTACAGCTATTAAGAAATATGAGGATTTTAGTTTAGAG GAATTGCGGTATGCAGATGGCGTTGTGCAACAATTGTTTAAACACGagcgtcataattatttaaagaaagaatCAACACAAACGGATACTTCAGGATGGCCTTATCCTGTCAAAGAACTCCCTTTTGGATTTATAGGCGTGCAAAAACATTCAACAGTAAGTCAGAAATGTGTCGATGATAAAACCAAACAGAAGCAAACAATCGCCGAGAAAAGTTCGGATGATTTGTCTAGATATTCGCCTAAAAACTCGGAAATTACTAATTTACAAGAATGCAACAATCCAGGGGATGAAACAGAACACAAGACGAAAAACGTTACAGATGCATCGTTAGTATTTTCTGTAAAACCTGCACCTTCGGGTTTATCTTCAATTGCGACTTTGGAGAGGGTAGCGTCCGACACAGTTTTAAACATGATAAACAGTTTGTCTGTTGAACCTATTAAGGATGGCGCCAGCTCTTCTACAGATCATAACTTGAATACCATAGCAGCAAGTACGTTACAGTTTGATCGGCAGACAACAACATCATTTTCTGGTTCGGAAGCTGTCCTATTGACAAGCATTTCGTCAGCAGAGTGTTCGTCCTTTCAATGTAACTCATTGCCATCATCCGATGGAGCAACCCATATCTCGCCTGAAGAACCAGGATTGTTTTCAAAACGTTTTGCAACAGATGAACcgttttcatttaaatgtgtacCATACTTCAGTGAAGCTATGTTGAGGAGCCCTGATCAAACGTTTACAGTAAACACTTCGTCACTAGCAAATCCCGGTATAACCCAGTTAATATCCAATCCTGTTTTTATTCCAACACTTGCAACATGTGCAccgttttcatttaaaagtgtACCAAAGTTCAGTAAAACAAATTTTATGAGCCCAGATAAAACGCTTACATTGGACAATTCGTCATTAGCAACTACAAGGACAACATCGTCGTTATCCAATCCTGTTTCCATTCCGACACTTGCAACAGAcgcacagttttcattcaaatgtGAACCAAAGTTCGGCGAAGCAAGTTTGAGGAATCCGGATAAAACGTTTACATTCGACAGTTCGTCATCAGCAACTACAAGGAGAATCCAGTCGCTTTCCAATCCTGGTTCCACCCAAACAACTGTGCCTGTCACATCGAGTCAATGCCAAACTGCTTCATTAGACAATAACAATGCTATTTCTTCCATTGCACCTGTTCAAGTAACAGTCAAAGAAACATACGCAAAG AAACCGGATGTATTGGAGCTGTTTGTTGGCGGCACACACAGATATACGACATTGCTGTCAACTATGACACAGGCAAAGGCAGGTTTTCTTGCAGACATATTCTTTGGAAAAGGAAACGTGCCTCTACATGTCCTGAAAGATGGATCTTTCTTCCTTGACACCGATGGAGAATCATTCAAACTGATTATTGAATACTTACGTGACGGCCGACTGCCGGATATGGACGTAGCTTCTACGAAAGGCACTTCAAGGTGTGTGGAATTGTTACTGAAATCTTTCCAAACCGCTCGAAAGTACGGGTTACATGAATATCTGCACGACCTTGACCAATATGTCCATATTCAGCGTTTCAAAGAACTTGAAGCAAACAAAAATATTGTCGAGTTCTATGCAAAACAGATTTTATGGGCGCTCAATAAAACTGACCTTGAACAAAATGGCAAGTTCGCAATCCTGTTGAAGTCAACTAAAACGACTGTAATCTCTGCTGCGTGCTGTAAACATGTGTGTCAGTTTGCTCCTGTTGATACTGTTGTTTACCTAACAAGGGACTTTAGCTTGCGAATCTTGAGTTTGTTGTGTCAGCGTCTCCGTTGCCTTGGTTATAACGTCTCTACGAATGAAGAAAGTTGTGTGTTTAGATGTTCTACACACGAGGAAGGAGACGCCGGTAGAAAGGAATGCACAAGCAGGCGTCATTTGTTGACGTGGTTTTGTCCGCTTTAA